AATCCGGAAATATTATAACCAAACCTAACGCAAGTAATTGTAAAAGTATAAAAGGTATGATCCCTTTATATATCTGCATAGTTTTTATCATATCCCCTGCCGCACCTTTTAAGAAAAAGAGTGAAAGTCCAAAAGGAGGTGTTAAAAAAGAGGTTTGTAAATTTAGTGCGATCAATACGGCAAACCATATAGGGTCTATTCCAAAGGCTTCCATAACAGGAACTAGAATAGGAACCACTATAAAACTTATCTCTATAAAGTCTATAAAAAAACCAAGTATAAATATGCTTATCATTGCTATTGCTATGAACGCCCACACGTCAGATATATCTTGTGTGAAAAACTCTAAAACCATATCTGTACCGCCAAGTTCGTTAAACACAAGTGAAAAAGCTGTAGCACCTATTAGGATCATAAAGATCATACCGCTTAGTTTTACAGTTTCCAGTGAAGCATATTTAAGCATATCAAAATCAAGTGATTTGTTTAATTTTGCAAGTACTACTGCACCAAGTACTCCAAATGCAGCTGACTCAGTAGGAGATGCAACACCTGTAAATATACTTCCAAGAACAGCAAGCATCAAAAATAATGGTGGTAATATTGCTAAAAGTATCTCTTTTATACTTACATCTTGCACATCTTGATAAACAGGCGCTACTTCTGGTTTAAAGTATGAATATATTAAAATATAAACTATATAGATTCCAACTAATAGAAGTCCGGGAAGTAAGGCTCCCATAAATAATTCACCTACACTTACATTTATAACGTCACCAAGAATTATTAATATGATCGATGGAGGAATAATTAGACCTAATGTACCAGATGATGCAATAGTCCCAGAAGCAAGTGATTTGTCATAACCTGCTTTTATCATTAAAGGAAGTGCTATTACACTCATCATAACAACACTAGCTGATGCTATTCCTGTTGAAGCGGCAAGCATAGCTCCTACTATTACTACACTTATAGCTAAACCGCCACGTACATTTTTAAAGAGTGCGCTCATAGAGATCAAAAGATTTTCTGCCATTTTTGATCTCTCAAGAACTAACCCCATAGCTATAAAAAGTGGAACTGCCATAAGTGTTGTATTGGACATTATTCCAAAAATTCTAAATGGTAAAACAGAAAAGACTTCAAGTCCTAAATCAGGTACAAAAAAAGCAAATAAAATAGCTACCGTTCCAAAAACAAAAGCTACAGGTATACCGATAAGTAAAAATAGTAAAGCTGCCAAGAACATAAATATGGAGATCATGATTTTGACTTCCAATCTAAGCTTAAGTGTGATATAGCCTGCAATATCAAGAATACAAACGATAGTGGAAGAAGTGATTTAACCAAAAATCTATATTCCAATCCACCTGGATTTGATGAAACTTCGTTTTGTTCGTAAGATAGTAAAACAAAATCTATACTAATATATATTATTAAAATGGAAAACGGAATTATAAAAAAAAGAGATGATATGATATTTATCACTCTTTTTGTTTTTTCAGAAAAAGAGGTGTAAAAAACATCTACCCTTACATGTGAACTATGTTTTAACGTGTATGCAATTCCAAAGAGGATAATAACATCAAAAAGATGCCATTCTAATTCTTGCAGAGCAATAGAACCTGATGAAAAAAAGTATCTTATAGTTGCATCATAAACAACAAGTAAAACTAAAACAACTAATACCAAAGCTGTAAAATAACCTAAATATTTTGTTGTTTTATCAATTAACTGCATTTAAAACCTATATAAAACTCGGTGCATCGTTTGCAAAAAGAATAATATCCCCACTTTTTGTTTGGGAAGCCAAAATATCAGTTAGTTTTGATTTATCGTGTAAAATCGTCTTTTGTCTAACATGAATGTTTTTATCAAACAGTACAGAGTTTAGTTTTCCAGTCACTATAACGATGTCAAATACATTGTTAATTGCGTTGCATAATTGAAGATTTAACTCTTCACTACTTTCAATTAATCCAGGTGTAACAATAACTTTATTTCCACCTTGGTGAAGTGAACACAGTCTGATTGATTCAAGCATACCATCAATGTTTCCGTTATAACCATCATCTAATATTATTTTACCGCCAGCATCTATACGCTCCAATCTATGATTGATCGGCTTAAGATCAGATATAGCTTTTTTAATCTCTTGATCATCCATACCAAACTCATTAGCAACTTTCATAGCAGCTTCAATATTAATTACTTGAAATGCTCCTAGTACGTCTGTATGAAACTTTTCACCTTTATACTCAAAATCTATACCCTCAAGTGTAGCATCTATGTTTTGAATACTGTCTCCAAAAAACTCCACTTTTTCGTGTGTTTCGTTTGTTACATTTTTATATACAAATGCTTTTTTCAATCTTGAAGACTGAATTATTTCCAGTTTTGTACGTACGATATTTTCTAGAGTTTTAAAATACTCAATATGAGCGAGTCCTACTTTTCCTACAACAACAGTCTGTGGATTTAAAAATGTTGTGATCTCATATATATCACCGCGCTCACGTGCCCCTGCTTCACATATGTATATCTCAGTATCTTCCGGAAGTGAGTTATTAACATCACCGATTATTCCACCAAGTGTATTTATGCTTCTTGGAGTTGAATAAACCTTGTACTTTTTAGATAGTATCTGAGTCATAAAGTTTTTCATACTTGTTTTACCATAACTACCTGTTACAGCTATGATCTGTAAGTTACTCATAGAATCAAGTTTTGCTTTGGCTTGTTTTTTAAAAGCTAAAAACAGATACTTCTCTATTGCATAACTACCAATATATGCAATAGCCAACGGCATAAAAACACCATAAACTTCACAAGCATCTTTTAGAGTACAAATTATGTTTTGAAACAGTGTTAAAAAGATTAAAAGTATCAAAAAACGCTTTACACGCCAAGTAAGAACAAGTTTTTTGTCTAGTTTTTTATGCCATACAAATATGCTTGGCAGTACTGCAAAATAAAAGAATATAAGAAAGAACAGACCGGTAGTATAATACGCAATAAAAGGGATTATGAAGTAAAATATATGCCACTGCGGCTTATGGTGTTTAAGAACCACACGAGATATTTTATAGTTATACCACTGCAGGTTTGTGATCAGATACCAACCAAGAGTTGTAACAAATAGTACATTTGTTACAAATAAAGCT
The Sulfurimonas sp. genome window above contains:
- a CDS encoding TRAP transporter small permease subunit; translation: MQLIDKTTKYLGYFTALVLVVLVLLVVYDATIRYFFSSGSIALQELEWHLFDVIILFGIAYTLKHSSHVRVDVFYTSFSEKTKRVINIISSLFFIIPFSILIIYISIDFVLLSYEQNEVSSNPGGLEYRFLVKSLLPLSFVFLILQAISHLSLDWKSKS
- a CDS encoding Mur ligase family protein, with the protein product MQEYEVLALFVTNVLFVTTLGWYLITNLQWYNYKISRVVLKHHKPQWHIFYFIIPFIAYYTTGLFFLIFFYFAVLPSIFVWHKKLDKKLVLTWRVKRFLILLIFLTLFQNIICTLKDACEVYGVFMPLAIAYIGSYAIEKYLFLAFKKQAKAKLDSMSNLQIIAVTGSYGKTSMKNFMTQILSKKYKVYSTPRSINTLGGIIGDVNNSLPEDTEIYICEAGARERGDIYEITTFLNPQTVVVGKVGLAHIEYFKTLENIVRTKLEIIQSSRLKKAFVYKNVTNETHEKVEFFGDSIQNIDATLEGIDFEYKGEKFHTDVLGAFQVINIEAAMKVANEFGMDDQEIKKAISDLKPINHRLERIDAGGKIILDDGYNGNIDGMLESIRLCSLHQGGNKVIVTPGLIESSEELNLQLCNAINNVFDIVIVTGKLNSVLFDKNIHVRQKTILHDKSKLTDILASQTKSGDIILFANDAPSFI
- a CDS encoding TRAP transporter large permease subunit, whose protein sequence is MISIFMFLAALLFLLIGIPVAFVFGTVAILFAFFVPDLGLEVFSVLPFRIFGIMSNTTLMAVPLFIAMGLVLERSKMAENLLISMSALFKNVRGGLAISVVIVGAMLAASTGIASASVVMMSVIALPLMIKAGYDKSLASGTIASSGTLGLIIPPSIILIILGDVINVSVGELFMGALLPGLLLVGIYIVYILIYSYFKPEVAPVYQDVQDVSIKEILLAILPPLFLMLAVLGSIFTGVASPTESAAFGVLGAVVLAKLNKSLDFDMLKYASLETVKLSGMIFMILIGATAFSLVFNELGGTDMVLEFFTQDISDVWAFIAIAMISIFILGFFIDFIEISFIVVPILVPVMEAFGIDPIWFAVLIALNLQTSFLTPPFGLSLFFLKGAAGDMIKTMQIYKGIIPFILLQLLALGLVIIFPDLVFAFI